From the genome of Leptolyngbya sp. FACHB-261, one region includes:
- a CDS encoding LuxR C-terminal-related transcriptional regulator, producing MKLSLFRERVAAIQNEPELRSYFMDVAGRLVGARAWGLDLLDSNSQVIESELYGLADTFRDRYQALGQDADSVSQWMIQHHIPVHNLSIQTPQAWQQSRLYQQLFKGYGIEHGMVGPLVANGRLIGGVYFMRGTHFSPFCDADLIRLSSLCLHLSVRLATLRIPASVANSFFRTLTRRELEIAEFVAQGLNNREISMSLGISRDGVKQALKRMFRKLGVSARAEMIAKLKS from the coding sequence GAGAAAGAGTCGCGGCTATCCAGAACGAACCTGAACTGCGCTCCTACTTCATGGATGTTGCGGGGAGGCTGGTCGGAGCTAGAGCTTGGGGTTTAGATCTCCTTGACAGTAATTCTCAGGTAATTGAATCTGAGCTATATGGCCTTGCTGATACTTTTAGAGATCGCTATCAAGCACTGGGACAGGATGCAGACTCAGTAAGCCAGTGGATGATCCAGCACCATATTCCTGTTCACAATTTATCCATTCAAACTCCGCAAGCTTGGCAACAGAGCCGACTATATCAACAGCTTTTTAAGGGTTATGGAATTGAACATGGCATGGTTGGCCCCTTAGTTGCCAATGGACGCCTAATTGGCGGCGTCTATTTTATGCGCGGGACTCATTTTTCACCCTTTTGCGATGCTGATTTGATTCGCCTCAGTTCTCTTTGTTTGCACCTGTCCGTTCGCTTGGCAACATTACGAATTCCTGCATCTGTTGCCAATTCTTTTTTCCGTACTTTAACGAGACGGGAACTGGAGATCGCCGAATTTGTTGCTCAGGGTCTAAACAATCGAGAAATCAGTATGAGCTTAGGCATCAGCCGAGATGGAGTGAAACAAGCGCTCAAACGAATGTTCCGCAAACTCGGCGTTTCTGCGCGGGCCGAAATGATTGCCAAGTTGAAAAGCTAA
- a CDS encoding GNAT family N-acetyltransferase: protein MESSIRVGTENDAEDLSSVAAHTFALACPANTPQADLESYIESEFSPERFRDLFKDPKSIFQVAETSEKVAGYCMLYCSEVASEILLANAIEVKRFYVLPEFHGTGIAQKLMRSAIQLALENKYQQLWLSTSRENQRAISFYQKSGFVKVDEQTFQVGNDIQDDNIMALTLTH from the coding sequence ATGGAAAGCTCAATCAGGGTTGGAACTGAGAACGATGCAGAAGACTTATCCTCGGTTGCAGCTCATACCTTTGCCTTAGCCTGTCCTGCGAACACTCCCCAAGCAGATTTAGAAAGCTATATTGAAAGCGAATTTTCTCCTGAGAGATTTAGAGATCTTTTTAAGGATCCAAAATCAATTTTTCAGGTGGCAGAAACTAGCGAGAAAGTAGCGGGCTATTGTATGTTATATTGCTCTGAAGTAGCTTCAGAGATACTATTAGCCAACGCTATTGAAGTGAAGCGTTTCTATGTTCTACCAGAGTTTCATGGCACTGGCATTGCCCAGAAACTCATGCGCAGTGCTATTCAATTAGCTTTAGAGAACAAATACCAACAACTCTGGCTGAGTACTTCCAGAGAGAATCAAAGAGCTATATCCTTCTACCAAAAATCAGGATTCGTTAAAGTTGATGAGCAGACTTTTCAAGTTGGTAATGACATTCAAGACGACAACATCATGGCTCTCACATTAACCCACTGA